The Engystomops pustulosus chromosome 9, aEngPut4.maternal, whole genome shotgun sequence genome includes a window with the following:
- the LOC140077813 gene encoding RING finger protein 223-like — MATAAPPPEDPEDHLPNLLECPICYVSYDNIFKTPLLLPCSHTFCMECLSRLCLFLKKSQEFPCPLCRCLAQIPPEGVPKIQPNLNVVAQLPQDMQVLQDVWVDGYKLCWMKKNDSSEGKGSLVTLHLLSNRGENRPSPEGLVSIEQTGCRAFCRSVWGIGVTIFTLGICLFTVLFLAIFLNKR, encoded by the coding sequence ATGGCCACAGCCGCTCCACCACCAGAAGATCCTGAGGACCATCTCCCCAACCTCCTGGAGTGTCCCATCTGCTACGTCTCCTACGACAACATCTTCAAGACGCCGCTACTTCTTCCGTGTTCTCACACCTTCTGCATGGAGTGTCTCTCCAGACTTTGCCTCTTCCTTAAGAAGTCCCAAGAATTCCCCTGCCCTCTGTGCCGATGCCTGGCTCAGATCCCACCGGAAGGGGTGCCGAAGATACAACCCAACCTCAATGTCGTGGCCCAGCTTCCACAGGATATGCAGGTTCTTCAAGACGTCTGGGTGGACGGATACAAACTGTGTTGGATGAAGAAGAACGACTCATCGGAAGGTAAAGGATCTCTGGTGACGTTACATCTGTTGTCCAACAGGGGGGAGAACCGGCCCAGTCCGGAGGGGCTCGTCTCCATTGAACAGACTGGTTGCCGGGCCTTCTGCCGCAGCGTGTGGGGCATCGGGGTCACCATCTTCACTCTGGGCATCTGCCTCTTCACCGTTCTGTTCTTGGCAATATTCCTGAACAAACGTTGA
- the WDR31 gene encoding WD repeat-containing protein 31 encodes MGKFQSKVKRNSSKYRADSHVEESAPVQTIQQYSRAHNDAVTYIAALKSDLCVSGGKDKAVVVSNWRTGAALKRFVGHEREVSKVACVFGSNRFFSASRDKTVLLWDLHCKAGSAQKFIGHHLIVTGLAVSPDCTKLVTGSRDNTLCKWDVETGQCLLKVAVSRNLVTHLCWVPGESYIVQTSEDKSTRVWDTRDLQVAHTFPLKQYIQMHCDVSEDGNYCVTSSNGFGGQGCEATLWDLRKTKDIVCEYKGHLQSTTSCIFLPKGMCDTSLVATTSHDCTVKVWERDTAGCVCSLFLDGSGPLASLAVCDNTSILCASFNSGIQSLQLDCSRGTSLRQVAKF; translated from the exons ATGGGAAAATTCCAAAGTAAAGTCAAGCGGAACAGCTCTAAATACAG GGCTGACAGTCATGTGGAGGAGAGCGCACCGGTACAGACGATCCAGCAGTACAGCCGTGCACACAATGACGCCGTAACATACATTGCCGCTCTGAAATCTGATCTGTGTGTGTCGGGTGGCAAAGACAAG GCTGTAGTGGTGTCTAACTGGAGGACGGGCGCAGCACTGAAGAGATTTGTGGGGCACGAGCGAGAGGTGTCTAAG GTCGCCTGCGTGTTCGGATCCAATCGCTTCTTCAGCGCCTCCCGGGATAAGACTGTTCTCCTCTGGGATCTACACTGTAAAGCCGGCAGTGCTCAGAAGTTCATTGGACATCATCTAATAGTCACAGGGCTGGCAGTAAGCCCCG ATTGCACCAAACTGGTGACAGGATCCCGCGACAACACTCTGTGTAAATGGGACGTGGAGACGGGGCAATGTCTACTCAAAGTTGCTGTGTCTCGAAATCTA GTAACTCACCTGTGTTGGGTTCCTGGAGAGTCCTACATCGTGCAGACCTCTGAGGATAAGAGCACCCG TGTCTGGGACACGCGTGACCTGCAGGTGGCGCACACGTTCCCCTTGAAGCAGTACATCCAGATGCATTGTGATGTCAGTGAGGACGGCAATTACTGTGTGACCAGCAGTAACGGTTTCGGTGGCCAGGGCTGTGAAGCTACG CTGTGGGACCTCCGGAAGACTAAAGACATAGTGTGTGAATATAAGGGGCACCTACAGAGCACTACGTCCTGCATTTTCCTTCCCAAGGGAATGTGTGACACCTCCCTGGTGGCCACCACGTCACATGACTGCACCGTGAAGGTTTGGGAGCGCGATACGGCCG GGTGTGTGTGCAGCCTGTTCCTGGACGGCTCGGGGCCCCTGGCATCTCTGGCTGTCTGTGATAACACATCTATCCTCTGCGCCAGCTTCAACTCAGGAATTCAGTCTCTTCAGCTAGACTGCAGCAGGGGCACCTCACTGCGACAGGTGGCAAAGTTCTAA
- the LOC140077810 gene encoding RING finger protein 223-like, whose amino-acid sequence MDMEQEYSVPECPICFATYDNVFKTPLLLPCSHTFCMECLSKLCVFQKELETFCCPMCRAVVTIPPGGIPQLPPNMNIVSCFPPWMGELQKVWMEGSKLCWKKGYGHNYVTSTPNTLSHFPPGQEDNMVITVYLLSPTQPHISQGRDLVMVPRQPHYHRCNLMLRNYGCILWVFICCVILLFFMVFFPTYLRL is encoded by the coding sequence ATGGACATGGAGCAGGAGTATTCGGTGCCCGAGTGCCCAATTTGCTTTGCAACTTATGACAATGTCTTTAAGACCCCCCTGCTCCTGCCGTGCTCCCACACCTTCTGCATGGAGTGTCTGTCTAAGCTTTGTGTCTTCCAGAAGGAGCTGGAAACGTTCTGCTGCCCTATGTGCCGGGCTGTGGTCACCATCCCACCAGGGGGCATCCCTCAGCTACCCCCCAATATGAACATTGTCTCCTGCTTCCCACCATGGATGGGTGAGCTCCAGAAGGTTTGGATGGAAGGGTCAAAGCTCTGCTGGAAGAAGGGCTATGGCCACAACTATGTCACAAGCACGCCAAACACCTTATCCCACTTCCCCCCAGGGCAGGAGGACAACATGGTCATCACTGTCTACCTCCTAAGCCCAACCCAACCACACATCTCACAGGGCAGAGATCTGGTCATGGTTCCACGACAACCTCATTATCATCGGTGCAACTTAATGCTGCGCAACTACGGCTGCATCTTGTGGGTCTTCATCTGCTGCGTCATCTTGTTGTTCTTCATGGTGTTTTTCCCAACATACCTGAGACTTTGA